One Ictalurus furcatus strain D&B chromosome 24, Billie_1.0, whole genome shotgun sequence DNA segment encodes these proteins:
- the sem1 gene encoding 26S proteasome complex subunit SEM1: MSEKKQTVDLGLLEEDDEFEEFPAEDWTGLDEDEDAHVWEDNWDDDNVEDDFSNQLRAELEKHGYKMETS; the protein is encoded by the exons aTGTCTGAGAAGAAACAAACTGTAGACTTGGGCTTGTTGGAAGAAGATGATGAGTTTGAGGAATTTCCAGCCGAAG ATTGGACAGGCCTGGATGAAGATGAGGACGCTCACGTGTGGGAAGATAACTGGGACGACGATAACGTAGAGGATGACTTCTCCAATCAGCTGAG AGCTGAACTCGAGAAGCACGGATACAAGATGGAGACATCGTAA